A single window of Malus sylvestris chromosome 5, drMalSylv7.2, whole genome shotgun sequence DNA harbors:
- the LOC126621298 gene encoding ubiquitin domain-containing protein DSK2a-like yields MGGEGDSSEPKVSGEGGEGGEQINIRCSNGSKFSVRASLDSTVGAFKEVLSQNCDIPADQQRLIYKGRILKDDQTLTSYGLQTDHTVHMVRAFAAPASTPAPPAANATSASPTTAPGVTRGVGSTEREGLQTPDLGASLLFGQGLNPLGGGGGQGLFGAGLPEFEQVQQQLTQNPNMMRDIMNMPAIQSLMNNPDLMRGLIMNNPQMRDIIDRNPELAHVLNDPGILRQTLEAARNPELMREMMRNTDRAMSNIESSPEGFNMLRRMYENVQEPFLNATTGNAGNDLGSNPFSALLGNQGGAQARDGSNNPSTTGSETPAGSVAPNTNPLPNPWGAAGGGNQPNTTRTNPVGDGRAAGIAGLGGLGLPGMEQMLGGMPDANAMNQLLQNPAISQMMQSMLSNPQYMNQILNPQLRGMVDSNPQFREMMQNPELLRQLTNPETMQQMLALQQSLFSGNRQQPTQDPTLTGGATGAPNNAGLEMLMNMFGGLGAGSLAAANPNVPPEELYENQLRQLQEMGFFDTQENIRALQATSGNVHAAVERLLGNPGA; encoded by the exons ATGGGTGGGGAGGGCGATTCCAGCGAGCCTAAAGTCAGTGGcgaaggaggagaaggaggagagcAGATTAACATTCGATGCTCGAATGGTTCCAAGTTTTCAGTGAGGGCGAGCCTGGACTCGACTGTTGGGGCATTCAAGGAAGTTTTGTCTCAGAATTGCGATATTCCAGCTGATCAGCAGAGGTTGATTTACAAAGGTCGTATTTTGAAGGACGACCAGACCCTCACTAGTTATG GTCTGCAGACAGATCATACTGTTCACATGGTCCGTGCCTTTGCTGCACCTGCATCAACCCCCGCTCCTCCTGCTGCTAATGCTACTTCTGCTAGTCCTACAACTGCTCCAGGTGTTACTCGCGGTGTTGGTTCCACTGAGCGTGAGGGGCTTCAGACTCCTGACCTTGGGGCATCTTTGTTGTTTGGGCAGGGTTTAAACCCACTCGGTGGTGGTGGAGGACAGGGGTTATTTGGAGCTGGTCTTCCGGAATTTGAACAAGTGCAGCAGCAACTGACTCAGAACCCGAACATGATGAGGGACATAATGAACATGCCTGCCATTCAGAGTTTGATGAATAACCCTGATTTGATGCGTGGCTTGATTATGAACAATCCGCAAATGCGTGATATCATTGACCGGAACCCAGAGCTTGCACATGTACTTAATGATCCTGGCATTCTCCGACAGACATTGGAAGCTGCAAGGAACCCTGAACTCATGCGTGAGATGATGCGAAACACTGACAGGGCAATGAGTAACATTGAATCTTCCCCTGAGGGATTCAACATGCTGAGGCGGATGTATGAAAACGTTCAGGAGCCATTTTTGAATGCTACAACCGGGAATGCTGGAAATGATTTGGGTTCAAATCCATTTTCTGCTCTTTTGGGCAACCAGGGTGGGGCACAGGCCCGGGATGGGTCTAACAACCCTTCAACCACTGGCTCAGAAACACCTGCAGGTTCTGTTGCTCCTAATACAAACCCACTTCCTAACCCTTGGGGCGCTGCTGGTG GAGGAAATCAGCCAAATACTACCAGGACAAATCCTGTTGGGGATGGAAGGGCAGCCGGTATTGCTGGCCTGGGAGGTCTTGGTCTCCCCGGAATGGAACAGATGCTTGGTGGCATGCCAGATGCTAATGCAATGAATCAGCTTTTGCAGAATCCAGCGATATCAcaaatgatgcaaagcatgctTTCCAATCCCCAGTACATGAATCAG ATTCTGAATCCACAACTACGCGGAATGGTTGATTCAAATCCTCAATTTAGAGAAATGATGCAAAATCCAGAGCTACTGCGGCAGTTAACAAACCCTGAAACAATGCAG CAAATGCTCGCGTTACAGCAGTCGCTATTTTCAGGCAATCGACAGCAACCAACTCA GGATCCAACTCTCACTGGTGGTGCTACAG GTGCACCCAATAATGCTGGGTTGGAGATGCTGATGAACATGTTTGGAGGTCTTGGAGCTGGCAGCTTGGCCGCGGCAAACCCTAATG TACCACCGGAAGAGCTGTATGAAAATCAGCTAAGGCAGCTTCAAGAAATGGGTTTCTTCGATACCCAAGAGAATATCAGGGCATTGCAAGCCACTTCTGGGAACGTCCACGCTGCGGTGGAGCGACTTTTAGGGAATCCCGGGGCGTAA
- the LOC126621312 gene encoding uncharacterized protein LOC126621312 encodes MVQQTIDSIVSEYGMGTTESESSIHDKQQPVPVKKTVLRDLQNVPKDGPTSNAPRVSGIKRPLPEQPMSPPQHQSPSSSAANAQLVYVRRKSEADAVRNSSCDNASINAECQVSRKLSHHEASTRPIPQTKETKVYCVPAFAPFPVAASTIPPGKPSVPVLPSKSGTGLPPAGANGHPHTSSTVPCSLGLKYLHWEERFHQLQLLLRNLDQSEHEDYIQMLRSLSSVELSRLAVELEKRSIQLSLEEAKELQHVGRLNVLGKSAKQFKVPSTQED; translated from the exons ATGGTTCAGCAAACCATAGATTCTATAGTCAGTGAATATGGGATGGGAACTACAGAATCTGAGTCGTCTATTCATGATAAACAACAGCCAGTTCCTGTAAAGAAGACAGTGTTAAGAGATCTGCAAAATGTGCCCAAGGATGGACCCACTAGTAATGCCCCTAGAGTTTCGGGCATCAAGAGACCTTTACCTGAGCAGCCAATGAGCCCTCCTCAACACCAATCCCCCAGTAGCAGTGCTGCAAATGCGCAGCTTGTCTATGTTCGTAGAAAATCTGAAGCAGATGCAGTCAGAAATAGTTCATGTGATAATGCAAGCATTAATGCTGAGTGTCAGGTGTCAAGGAAACTTAGTCACCATGAGGCAAGCACCCGACCCATACCCCaaacaaaggaaacaaaagTTTATTGTGTGCCTGCTTTTGCACCTTTTCCAGTGGCAGCTTCAACCATTCCGCCTGGAAAACCTTCAGTTCCGGTCCTGCCTAGTAAGTCTGGTACTGGACTACCACCAGCAGGAGCCAATGGTCATCCCCATACTTCTTCTACAGTGCCTTGTTCATTGGGTCTAAAATATCTGCACTGGGAAGAGCGATTCCATCAATTGCAGTTGCTATTGAGGAACTTGGACCAATCAGAACATGAGGATTATATCCAGA TGCTGCGGTCGCTCTCCTCGGTTGAACTGAGCAGACTTGCAGTTGAGTTGGAAAAGAGATCAATTCAACTTTCACTGGAGGAAG CAAAAGAGTTGCAGCACGTTGGGCGATTGAATGTTCTAGGGAAATCTGCGAAGCAGTTTAAAGTGCCCTCAACTCAGGAAGACTGA
- the LOC126621306 gene encoding zinc finger protein ZAT3-like, giving the protein MNNSPDIDFRFPISPPTHQDAVVPAALATTTAYLASSSSTFFTADDKTHHNRRKKRSKLIRLDNQAAPNKVLRPKYAKKPDPSAPKITKPCTECGKTFWSWKALFGHMRCHPERQWRGIDPPPNLRVLASPNITLSKLGLAKGEEDHEAASSLLMLSSGITSGTSNEIIVTTAATQSVSNNSNLQGIQEVFDGGNSNNSGRFECSSCKKVFASHQALGGHRASHKNVKGCFAITRSDGEVDQDHHHHNEDGDGDGDDDVMDEDHMELVGSSAGHKCSVCWRVFSSGQALGGHMRCHWEKGEETQLELGLGFNLQQPYGTSKELLLGQNSGGSGGGLDLNLPAAAASTSHTADDQYCSSSYSSSGLTLDLRLGL; this is encoded by the coding sequence ATGAACAACTCTCCCGACATCGATTTCCGATTCCCCATATCCCCTCCAACCCACCAAGACGCCGTCGTTCCCGCCGCTCTCGCCACCACCACTGCCTACTtggcttcatcttcttccacttTTTTCACTGCAGACGATAAAACCCACCACAATCGCAGGAAGAAACGCTCCAAGCTGATCAGGCTCGACAACCAGGCTGCTCCGAACAAGGTTTTGAGGCCCAAGTATGCTAAAAAACCCGACCCATCTGCCCCAAAGATCACGAAACCCTGCACTGAGTGCGGCAAGACGTTCTGGTCATGGAAGGCTTTGTTCGGGCACATGCGGTGCCACCCCGAGCGCCAGTGGAGGGGCATTGACCCACCGCCAAATCTGCGGGTGCTCGCTTCACCCAACATCACGTTGAGCAAGTTGGGATTGGCCAAGGGTGAAGAGGACCACGAGGCCGCCTCGAGTTTGCTAATGCTTTCCAGTGGGATTACTTCTGGGACAAGTAATGAGATCATCGTTACTACCGCCGCTACTCAGAGTGTGAGTAATAATAGTAATCTCCAAGGTATACAGGAGGTGTTTGATGGTGGTAATAGTAACAATAGTGGTAGGTTTGAGTGCTCGAGTTGTAAGAAAGTGTTTGCGTCCCACCAGGCGTTGGGGGGCCACAGGGCAAGCCACAAGAATGTGAAGGGCTGTTTTGCAATTACAAGGAGTGATGGAGAGGTTGATCaggatcatcatcatcacaatgaagatggtgatggtgatggtgatgatgatgtgaTGGATGAGGATCACATGGAGTTGGTGGGATCATCAGCAGGGCACAAGTGCAGTGTTTGTTGGAGGGTATTTTCAAGTGGGCAGGCATTGGGAGGGCACATGAGGTGTCACTGGGAAAAGGGGGAGGAGACCCAATTAgagttagggttagggttcaaCCTGCAGCAGCCTTATGGAACTTCAAAGGAATTATTATTAGGTCAAAATTctggtggtagtggtggtgggCTGGACTTGAATTtgcctgctgctgctgcttctacTTCTCACACTGCAGATGATCAGTACTGCTCCTCTTCTTACTCTTCTTCTGGACTCACTTTGGATTTAAGGTTGGGTCTTTGA